The nucleotide sequence CTATTGCTTTTTTTACAGTAAGATAGCGATATTCTTCTTTGAGTGGCTAAATAATTTAATAAAGGAAATGGCTATGCTATTGAAAAATTTAAAAGAACTTCAGTCTTCTAAGACTTCAAAAGCATTGAAACTTAAAAGCCTTTATAAATTAGTGGCAGAAAATGGTCCAATAAAAACAGAAACACTCACTGAATTGGCACAAATGAAGCCTGCTACTTGTGCTCGACTACTGGACGAGTTAAATGCTCTTCAATTAATTACAACCGCAGAATTAGGTGAATCAACGGGTGGTCGAAAACCTATTTTGTATAATATTAATACAGAAGGGGTGTTTTTAATTGGCATTGAATTAAGTAAGGTCTATTCAACCATTGTGTTGATGGATCTGAAACTTAATATGTTGGATAAAATTAAAATATCGCCAGAACCTTACTTATCTGCATATGAGATGACAGATAAGCTATTACCTAAAATTGATGCCTTGTTATTCAAAAATAACATCAGCTATGAAAAAGTTTTAGGGTTAGGAATTTCTATTGAGCATGTTGTCGAACATCAATTGGCTTCAAAATCCCTCAATGAAGAATTCAGTGAATTAGAGGCGTTATTACGTAAAAAAATTCCTACTTACGTCACAGTGGGAAGTGGAGTGCATTTTGCTGCTTTAGCTGAATTTCGTTTATATTATCGCCAAAAAACACAACGATTTTTATTTACTTCTTGTGATACCGAAGTAAGAGGATGTGCCATTATTGGTAATCAGTTTTTAACTGATACCTCAGCGACGATGAATTGTTTTGGTCATATGACGATTGATGTAAAAGGGCTATTGTGCGAATGTGGCTCTTATGGTTGTTTAAATACATTGTGCTCTTTAGATGCCATAAAAAATAGTATTATTCATCAAATAAGGCGGGGAAAGCACTCCTTATTAACTTCTCTTGTCAGTACAGATGATGAAATTAACTATCACACGATTTTTCAAGCAATAGAAATGCGAGATCCTCTGTGTATTGATGCATTAGAAGAAGCGGCTTATTACTACGGGCTTGCTATTGCAAATACGATTTTAATGCTCCAACCTGATATTGTTGTTTGTGGCGGAACATTAATACCTAAATATACGTTTTTTGATACCGTCAAAAAAACGATTGAAACTAAACTCGCACTTTTCCCAAATATAAAAACAGAAGTTTATCCAGCAAGCCACGCTTATGAAATCGTTTCTCAGGGCGCTGGCGCTATGGTATTAGAGCATTTAGTTAATTAAATAATGAAAAAGGCGGTGTAATATCAATTACATCGCCTTTTAGTTTTTTTATTGTTGTTTGTTTTTACTGCTTTAACCCTGGTGAGGTTACCTGCTAGGAGACAGGTTTATTGATATAGAC is from Proteus columbae and encodes:
- a CDS encoding ROK family protein, with translation MLLKNLKELQSSKTSKALKLKSLYKLVAENGPIKTETLTELAQMKPATCARLLDELNALQLITTAELGESTGGRKPILYNINTEGVFLIGIELSKVYSTIVLMDLKLNMLDKIKISPEPYLSAYEMTDKLLPKIDALLFKNNISYEKVLGLGISIEHVVEHQLASKSLNEEFSELEALLRKKIPTYVTVGSGVHFAALAEFRLYYRQKTQRFLFTSCDTEVRGCAIIGNQFLTDTSATMNCFGHMTIDVKGLLCECGSYGCLNTLCSLDAIKNSIIHQIRRGKHSLLTSLVSTDDEINYHTIFQAIEMRDPLCIDALEEAAYYYGLAIANTILMLQPDIVVCGGTLIPKYTFFDTVKKTIETKLALFPNIKTEVYPASHAYEIVSQGAGAMVLEHLVN